TAATGCTGAAAGCCTTCATTGAAGCCAGGCGGCTCGAGAGCGTACGGATTGGTATCATTGGCTGGGGGCCAGTGGGGCAGATGCACCTCGCGATGTGCAGGGCGCTGTTGGGGGATCGCTTGGAACGTGTGCATCTATACGATCTCAAAGGCATCGATCCGGCAACCGTTCCTGAGGAGGTTCGGAACATCACAGATATTGCGGATACTTGGCAGCCTGTCTACCGAAACGCTGATGTTCTTGCCACATGCACCGTCTCGGAAGAGCGATATATCAATGAGAAGCCATCGAAGGGGATGCTGCTTCTCAATGTGTCGCTGCGGGATTATACAACAGACAGCGTAGCCGGGGTCAAGGCCATTGTTGTCGATGAATGGATGGAGGTTTGCCGTGAGAACACGGATGTGGAACAACTGCATCTGATGACGGGATTGCAGGAATCCGACGTCCTGACGCTTTCAGATATTCTATGTCGTGACGGCCTGGCGGCTTACGACGATCATGAAACGGTTTTCTTCAACCCTATGGGGTTAGCGGTATTCGATATTGGCATAGCCAGTTACTATTATCACGAAGCAAAGCGATTTGGGAAAGGCATCGGGTTGGATAAAGGATAGCGATCCATATTAGAATAACAGGGCCCTTCGTTCCGCTGTATAGCGGAACGAAGGGCCCTGTTGTTAAGATAGACCTTTAACCGCTCGCATGGGTCTGCACCACATGCTGCCGGCGGTAAGCGCCCGGCGTTATGCCGGTGGCCTTCTTGAACGTCCGGTTGAAGGAAGTAATGTTGAGATAGCCGACACGCTGGCTGATCTCATTAACGGTCAAGTCTGTGCACGCCAGCAGTTCCTTCGCTTTGTTCATGCGGATGCCAAGCAGATGATCACTGAAGTTAAGACCGGTCTTCTCCTTGATATAGACGGAGAGGTAGGCGCTCGACAAGTTCAGCTTGGCTGACAAATAGTCGAGAGACAGATCATCGGCATACTGGTTATGGATGATGTTCATGAACATGGCGATGAGCGGCTCGTCGCCGGTATCCTTTTTCTTGCGAATGAGGGCGCAGGAGGCTTCGACGAGCTGACGGAATACCCCCTGGTAATCAGATAAACAATGACATTCTGCCAGCCTTGCGCTCCACCGCTTCAAGGATTGGACAGAAGTTTTATCTATCTGGGCCATCTCCATATAGCTTAGAATCTTGGAAGCGACCGAATCGGCGAAGAAACGAAATTGCGCGATGCCCGCCTCCTTACGCTGCATTGCTTCGAGCGCCTGGTCGATGATCTGCAAGGAGCGGCTGTCGCTGCCGGATTGCAGGGCGTCCAGCAGTCCTTTTTCCTGTGACGGGCTCAGATTGACGGTGGTTGGAAGAACCCGCTGCTTGGTTACCATCTGGGATTCTTCCAGGAGCTGTGCCTGCGCGGCCAGTCCTTTGACCTGATGGTAGGCTTGATTGAATTCGGACGAATGGCTCACCTGGGAACTGACGGCGATGGTGACCAGGAACAATTCCTTTTCCTCGTTTAACATGTCCTTGATTTCCAGCAGAAGATCCTCCAGGCGGGCGGCTTCCTCCCGTTTAAAGATAGATACAATCTCGTTCTTTTCGATCTGGAACGTATGAGACCCCGGATAGCGCTCAGCCGTGATCAGATGAATATGCTCCAGGATATGGCGGACAGCCTGATCGGTCTGGAGGGGGAGCTCATAAACCGGATTCATCCGGAAACGGATGTGATACAGAACCACGATAAAGCTTCCGTCATCCGACAGGAAGTCCTCCCACTCGCTGATATCGGTATTGATGCTCTTCAACTGACTGATATAAGAGTAACTGGTTAGAACCGATTTATGCTTGTTCATGCGCTCCCGTATTTCTTCCTTCTCCCGGAACAGCTCTTGAATACGGTTCTG
Above is a window of Paenibacillus sp. FSL K6-1330 DNA encoding:
- a CDS encoding AraC family transcriptional regulator, which encodes MNWIRHKSRSVFFKIFLSFLAIIVLFGLFYMVIFQLFKTSLQKEIIDTSQQAVHDTAERFTNQFSRLQVLMFDIYNQSELIGFNNQLRNQAGNEVNYLKARDVMMQMRSDIYNPLFFLEDTLIYLREFDFVLSKSGSGDASYMFNRSYASSMYPYSFWSSYEGHQESFKLLPASTYRINNDLSEKKLMPFVYKQPDSPYEVIALIDIDKAAQSFFGEAVDRALAILNAEGQVLYTLGSMNQDQLPSFEAGQKAVLKDGTYYFAEAGFDGLTYVSAVPYSHVSSQLSRLTGGLLLIFCLSLGVALAASYFLSRRLHKPVKQILTTVLNRANSTSMPESGSITEYDLIQNRIQELFREKEEIRERMNKHKSVLTSYSYISQLKSINTDISEWEDFLSDDGSFIVVLYHIRFRMNPVYELPLQTDQAVRHILEHIHLITAERYPGSHTFQIEKNEIVSIFKREEAARLEDLLLEIKDMLNEEKELFLVTIAVSSQVSHSSEFNQAYHQVKGLAAQAQLLEESQMVTKQRVLPTTVNLSPSQEKGLLDALQSGSDSRSLQIIDQALEAMQRKEAGIAQFRFFADSVASKILSYMEMAQIDKTSVQSLKRWSARLAECHCLSDYQGVFRQLVEASCALIRKKKDTGDEPLIAMFMNIIHNQYADDLSLDYLSAKLNLSSAYLSVYIKEKTGLNFSDHLLGIRMNKAKELLACTDLTVNEISQRVGYLNITSFNRTFKKATGITPGAYRRQHVVQTHASG
- a CDS encoding 2,3-diaminopropionate biosynthesis protein SbnB translates to MIYLHDGHIREIGMDWSTLIQRIDEIIRIKENGDCVHPLKPYLRFRAPENRIIAMPAFVGGNVNMSGIKWIASFPGNSLHGLPRAHNTIILNHPLTGEPVAVIYSGLLNGLRTAAVSGLMLKAFIEARRLESVRIGIIGWGPVGQMHLAMCRALLGDRLERVHLYDLKGIDPATVPEEVRNITDIADTWQPVYRNADVLATCTVSEERYINEKPSKGMLLLNVSLRDYTTDSVAGVKAIVVDEWMEVCRENTDVEQLHLMTGLQESDVLTLSDILCRDGLAAYDDHETVFFNPMGLAVFDIGIASYYYHEAKRFGKGIGLDKG